TGGTTCCATCCACGGGTGATATCAGTGCATCCCTTCGTGGATCAATGGTTCTGGCATCCGGTTTGAGTTGTCTGGTAAAAAACTCATTAAAGGTCCGGTATTCTTCCACGCCCTTGATGTATTCGCTCATATCAATTTTGAAGGCCCTGATGAAGGCCCTGATCAGAAATTGCAGCATCCGTGGGGGGAGTTCCAGATTGGCAATGGTGCCGCATAAACGACTGAACAGATTTTTGGGCAGCAACCAGAGCAGATAGTAGGACAGTGGGCGTAGTTTAAATTCAGAATTCATGGGGATTATACTGGCTTCAGAGTGGTGATGTCACGTCCCAGCATGTCGAGAATGCGGGAACCGTCAATGGTTTCTTCCTCCATCAGAATTTTGGCAATCTGATGCATGGTTTCAAGATTATCCTGCAAGAGTTGTTTCGCTTTCTGATAATGGAAATTGATCATTTGCCGCATTTCACGGTCAATTTTAACAGCGGTGTCTTCGCTATATTCCCGTTCTTTGCCAATATCCCGTCCCAATACATGATGCTGTTCCTCAGTTTCCATCACAATTGGCCCCAGAGATTCACTCATCCCCCAACGACAGATCATATTGCGTATGGTGTCGGTGGCTTGCTGGATGTCATTGCTGGCACCCGTGGTCAAGGCATCAAAAATGATTTCTTCCGCGGCTCGTCCACCAAGAGAAATGGTGATTTTATTGGACAGGTATTCCACATCATAAGACCGATGGTCCGATTCCGGAAGAAACGATGTGATACCTAGCGCACGTCCCCGTGGTACAACCGTGACTTTATGAACCGGGTCTGTTTTCGGTAACAATGCTGAAACCAGGGCATGACCGGCTTCATGATAGGCGGTACTCAATTTTTCTGCTTCAGACATGACCATGGATCGACGTTCAGGGCCCATCAGGATTTTGTCACGTGCCCAGTCAAAATCCTCCCGGGTGACAGAACTTTTATTATGGCGTGCGGCCCCAAGCGCGGCTTCATTCACCAGATTTTTTAAATCAGCTCCAGAAAAGCCGGGTGTGCCCTTGGCAACAACGCTGAAATCCACAGTGTCAGCCAGAACCACTTTTTGCGCATGGACTTTCAAAATTGCTTCCCGTCCCCGGATATCAGGCAGGGGAACACTCACCTGTCTGTCAAACCGACCTGGACGGAGCAGGGCTGGATCAAGGACATCCGGACGGTTGGTGGACGCAATAATAATAATCCCTTCTGAGGTATCAAAGCCATCCATTTCCACCAGCAACTGGTTCAAGGTTTGTTCACGTTCATCATTACTGCTACCCAGACCACTTCCCCGGTGTCGGCCCACAGCATCAATCTCATCAATAAACAGAATGCAGGGCGCATTGCGTCGGCCTTCGTCAAACAGGTCTCGAACCCGACTTGCTCCTACGCCCACAAACATTTCAACAAAATCCGATCCACTGATACTGAAAAAAGGAACTTCGGCCTCACCTGAAACGGCTTTGGCCAACATGGTTTTTCCTGTTCCGGGAGGTCCTGACATCAGCACCCCTTTGGGAATGCGGCCACCCAGTTTACGGAATTTTGCGGGATCTCTGAGAAATTCAATGATTTCGACGAGTTCTTCCTTGGATTCATCAACACCAGCCACATCCTTGAAGGTGATTTGATGCTGATTGGGATCAACACGCTGTGCCTTGTTGCGACCCAGAGAAAAAATTTTTCCAGCGCCCCCCTGCATCCGTCTCATGAGGAAAAACCAGATGGCAAATATCAGCAGGAATGGACCCCATTGGATCAATAGATTGATATACCAGGGAGGACCCATATCCGGGATATAATTGACCTGAATCTGTTGTTCCATCAACTGGTCAATCAGTCCGGGATAATTTGCCGGAACCTGAGCCATATAGGGTGTGCCATCATTGAGGATGCCCTGTACAATAGAATCCCCATTGATTTCCGCATTCATGACATGACCTGTTTTCAGTTGATTCAGAAAATCACTGTATGCCAGTTCCCGTATGTTATTGGGAACAGATCCACTGAACAGGTTCACAAGGAGAACAGCCATGATCAGGATGACTAAACCAATCAACAAGTTTTCATTTTTCATGAGACTATCTATCAAGAGTGTGTGTCAGAAAGGCCGAGGCCTTCAGGAATGGGTCATCTTTCCATTACTTTTTAATTCATGCAAGACTGTATTTTTAATAAAATCGTCTCATATTGTTGATTTTCGGGGAAAATTCGCATTTCCCTTAAAATAAGGCTGGAACCAGAGTGTCATTCAACAACCCCGATGGGTAGACTCATGAGTGTACGGACGAGGGCAATTTAAAGAGAAAGCCGTATAGAAAATATTTTTTGCACAGGCAGGGGAATTGGAAAAACAGGTTCAGGCTTTGAATCCGGCCTGTTTGAGTTCCTGTAAAAAATGAACCCGGTCCGGTGCGCTCATAACAGAATTTCCGATCAGAACCGCGTCAAAGGGTAATTCGGCAATTCGGCGCATATCTTCCGGCCTGCTGATACAACTGGCACTGATCAGAACCTTATGTTCCTGAGCTTTCCACTCTCTCAATTCCTGATATTTTTCCCACCAGTTGAGACTTACATCGACACTGCCTTCATGATACTGACGAGTGGGGTTTGCCGGAATAGACGCAATGGGACGGTTATTGATCAACAGGATGTCTGGATTCACACTCAACGCTCTTGGAAGCTCGCTTTCCAACGAACATTCAACGACTGCGTCCAGTCCAAGATCCTGGCAGGTTTTGATCATGGTTTTCAAGGCGGATTCATTGAAATAATACACAAGGATCAACGCGGCATTAGCGCCTCTCAAACAGCCTTCTTCAAGTTGACAGGGATCAATAATAAATTCTTTATGCAATAGCGGGAGCGTTGTGAGAGACCTTGCCTGATCCATGACTTCAAGAGAGCCACCAAAATAATGTCCGTCTGTCAGGACAGAAATGGCATTTACACCGGCAAGAGTATAGTCCTTGATCACTTGACCAACATCAAGAGTCTCAACATTTTGACGACCCGGTGCTTTGGTTTTTACTTCCGCAATCAATGATAAACCTTGATCTGTGTGGCGTTCCAGCGATTTTTTGAATGAAATTTGAGCAGGACGTTGTTCAAGGGCGGTCTGTGAGAATAAATGGGACATGGAACTTTTCTTTTCAGCAATCTCCTGCTGTTTGATGGCTTTCATCTGGTCAAGAAATGTTTCCATGAATTGAATTCCAGGCGAGATCACTGGGGGTTGAGAAGATTCCTGATGATTTTGATCAAATCTGATATTAAAAATGGTTTTGACAAACAATGGACTGCTCCGAATTCTTCGGCCATTTTCAGCACAGTCTCTTTGGTCATGATGCCGCCGCCGGTAATGGCGATGATTTTAGAGTCAGGATTGACAGACAATAATTCCAGCATCACTTCAAAACCTTCTTTTTCAGGCATGAAAATATCCGTGATAACAAGGTCAAACGTTTGCCTGGTGTATAAGCGTTCAGCCTCTTTTCCGTTTGCGGTAATAGTAACCTGATAACCGGCATTGACCAAGGCTTCCTGCATCATAAACCGGATATTTTCTTCGTCATCAATCACAAGGATGTGTTGCATTTTATTTTTGGGGCAAAGTTTATAAAAATTGGTGCGTTCATAGCAGATGTCAATGTCTCACACAAGTGATTCATTGGATTTAAAAAAACAAATTTTTCACTTTATTTTCTTAAAAGACCTGTGCTAAGACTCCGCCAGTAACAAGGTCTGTCACACAGACCTGTAAGCGCCAGGCGCTTTTGTGATCCGGGAACATATTCAATTTGCCATAACACAAGACTCATTGGAAAAGTAATTTTTCAGGGACATCGTCCTTGCAGTCAACAGTAACGGTAGGGGGGAATATTTTCAAAAACAGGTATCACGCCGAAGGATGATGTTCAACGAACATCGGAATTCACTATGCAAGCAATCGCCTTCTGTTGAAAATGCGACGGAAGGCGCCTGATTATCCCTAAAACGAATACCCGCCTGTTAAAGTTATTCCGGTTGCGGTAGCCATCCTTTCATCCAGTAAATCCTTGAACGATGTCTGATCCATTGCCAGTGTCACACTGGAACTGTCTGTTGGAACAAATTTGACAGAGGCGCCCCAGCCACCTGTTTTTTCTTCAGGGCTGTTCACCACCGTAAAGCCTCCCGTCACAGCATATACCTGACTACCGCCCCAGACAAAGCCACTGAAGGTCCAACTTCCGGTATACCATGACAACGCTTCTTTCAAGGAAATCCAGGTGTCCTCATCCAGACCTGAATCGCTTCCGAGCATGATATAGTTGAGTTGTGTTTCAGAATAAAGGTATGCGTCAAAAAAGCTCAAGCCCAGGGTTGGCGTGATCTGAGTAACTGTGAAATCCACAGTTTCTGTGGTTTGAATCAACACAGGCTCCAGCAATCGGGGTTGTCCCGCGGGGCCAGGTTGCTGTGCTGGCGGTGGTGTGTTGGGAGGTGGAAGTGGATTTGTAGTTGTCGTTGTAGTGCTGGTTCCTGT
This portion of the SAR324 cluster bacterium genome encodes:
- the ftsH gene encoding ATP-dependent zinc metalloprotease FtsH gives rise to the protein MKNENLLIGLVILIMAVLLVNLFSGSVPNNIRELAYSDFLNQLKTGHVMNAEINGDSIVQGILNDGTPYMAQVPANYPGLIDQLMEQQIQVNYIPDMGPPWYINLLIQWGPFLLIFAIWFFLMRRMQGGAGKIFSLGRNKAQRVDPNQHQITFKDVAGVDESKEELVEIIEFLRDPAKFRKLGGRIPKGVLMSGPPGTGKTMLAKAVSGEAEVPFFSISGSDFVEMFVGVGASRVRDLFDEGRRNAPCILFIDEIDAVGRHRGSGLGSSNDEREQTLNQLLVEMDGFDTSEGIIIIASTNRPDVLDPALLRPGRFDRQVSVPLPDIRGREAILKVHAQKVVLADTVDFSVVAKGTPGFSGADLKNLVNEAALGAARHNKSSVTREDFDWARDKILMGPERRSMVMSEAEKLSTAYHEAGHALVSALLPKTDPVHKVTVVPRGRALGITSFLPESDHRSYDVEYLSNKITISLGGRAAEEIIFDALTTGASNDIQQATDTIRNMICRWGMSESLGPIVMETEEQHHVLGRDIGKEREYSEDTAVKIDREMRQMINFHYQKAKQLLQDNLETMHQIAKILMEEETIDGSRILDMLGRDITTLKPV
- a CDS encoding response regulator encodes the protein MQHILVIDDEENIRFMMQEALVNAGYQVTITANGKEAERLYTRQTFDLVITDIFMPEKEGFEVMLELLSVNPDSKIIAITGGGIMTKETVLKMAEEFGAVHCLSKPFLISDLIKIIRNLLNPQ
- a CDS encoding indole-3-glycerol-phosphate synthase codes for the protein METFLDQMKAIKQQEIAEKKSSMSHLFSQTALEQRPAQISFKKSLERHTDQGLSLIAEVKTKAPGRQNVETLDVGQVIKDYTLAGVNAISVLTDGHYFGGSLEVMDQARSLTTLPLLHKEFIIDPCQLEEGCLRGANAALILVYYFNESALKTMIKTCQDLGLDAVVECSLESELPRALSVNPDILLINNRPIASIPANPTRQYHEGSVDVSLNWWEKYQELREWKAQEHKVLISASCISRPEDMRRIAELPFDAVLIGNSVMSAPDRVHFLQELKQAGFKA